One region of Peribacillus simplex genomic DNA includes:
- a CDS encoding glutathione ABC transporter substrate-binding protein, which yields MRKGMIGVLFASLLGISSILSGCATDQTGSKESEGKAKEGGTLIVARLSDATSLDPHFITDIPSANVVYEKVYQTLVVPDKNMDPKPLLAKEWKQLDDVTWEFKLQEGVKFHDGAPFNAEAVKTNFDRILDPATASPQAGKLEMIKEIKVVDDTTVQFKLKYPYAPLLSILVSNEGSIISPKAIKEHSDKLGQNPVGTGPFIFKSWKPGEEIVLSKNEDYWGDEPKIDGVVFKVVPEDATRIAMIETGEAHVTDQVPVTEIERIEASDTMDLYRTEGLAVEYLSFNVKKKPFDDVRVRKAVAHAIEVDSIIKGVYNDVGTRANSTMSPKVFGYDPDIKGYDYDINESKKLLTEAGVKDGLEFTLTTSDRKERINMAEVIQSQLKGIGIKVKIQVLEYGAYIDATAKGEHQVSIGGWGNATGDGDYNQFNLFDSKSQGAAGNSSFYSNKEVDKLIENARQESDADKRKELYSKAQEIEREEVPYVPIRNYEHLAVYGGTVKGLWLNPANYLMLDDVTVK from the coding sequence ATGAGAAAAGGTATGATTGGAGTACTATTCGCATCGTTATTAGGCATCTCATCCATTTTATCTGGGTGTGCAACAGATCAAACCGGCAGCAAGGAATCGGAAGGAAAAGCGAAAGAAGGAGGTACACTAATCGTCGCCCGATTATCTGACGCGACCAGCCTGGACCCTCACTTCATAACAGACATTCCATCAGCAAACGTCGTTTATGAAAAGGTTTATCAAACATTGGTCGTTCCTGATAAAAACATGGATCCTAAGCCGCTGCTGGCAAAAGAGTGGAAACAACTGGATGATGTCACTTGGGAATTTAAATTGCAAGAGGGAGTCAAGTTCCATGATGGAGCTCCATTCAATGCCGAAGCGGTGAAAACCAATTTCGACAGGATACTGGATCCGGCAACAGCTTCTCCGCAGGCCGGTAAATTGGAAATGATCAAAGAAATTAAAGTGGTTGACGATACTACCGTACAATTCAAGCTGAAATATCCTTATGCTCCACTGTTATCTATTTTAGTTAGTAATGAAGGAAGCATCATCAGCCCTAAAGCCATTAAGGAGCATAGTGATAAACTAGGCCAAAACCCCGTTGGGACAGGACCCTTCATTTTTAAATCGTGGAAGCCCGGTGAAGAGATCGTACTTTCGAAAAACGAGGACTACTGGGGGGATGAACCTAAGATTGATGGGGTAGTATTCAAGGTTGTACCTGAAGATGCTACGAGGATTGCGATGATTGAAACGGGTGAAGCACATGTGACCGATCAAGTGCCAGTGACCGAGATTGAGAGGATCGAAGCATCGGACACGATGGATTTATATCGCACGGAGGGACTTGCAGTTGAATACCTAAGCTTCAATGTTAAGAAAAAACCTTTCGATGATGTACGTGTCCGTAAAGCGGTCGCACATGCCATCGAGGTCGATTCGATTATCAAAGGGGTTTATAACGACGTCGGTACGAGGGCAAATTCAACAATGAGCCCAAAGGTGTTTGGCTATGATCCGGATATAAAAGGCTATGACTATGATATTAATGAATCGAAGAAGCTCTTGACTGAAGCAGGGGTCAAGGATGGCTTGGAGTTTACACTGACAACGAGTGATCGTAAGGAAAGGATCAACATGGCGGAGGTGATTCAATCCCAGTTAAAAGGAATTGGAATTAAGGTCAAGATTCAGGTCCTTGAGTATGGGGCCTACATTGACGCGACCGCTAAGGGCGAGCACCAAGTATCGATAGGCGGCTGGGGCAATGCTACCGGCGATGGAGATTATAATCAATTCAATCTTTTTGATAGCAAATCCCAAGGTGCTGCGGGAAATAGTTCATTCTATAGCAACAAGGAAGTGGATAAATTGATTGAAAATGCACGTCAAGAATCGGATGCCGATAAACGTAAGGAACTATATTCGAAGGCACAAGAAATTGAAAGGGAAGAAGTACCATATGTTCCTATTCGCAACTATGAGCACTTGGCCGTATATGGAGGGACGGTTAAAGGGCTTTGGCTGAATCCGGCAAATTATTTAATGCTTGATGATGTAACCGTGAAGTAG
- the nikC gene encoding nickel transporter permease — MKPEVVLNNTELKVNERKSPKLRNWKAFYKKFKRNKLALIGGYIVLFYILLAMFAPLISPQDPYEIDLVHKLQPPSAEHWMGTDDKGRDILSRLLYGTRLSLTVGFVSVFFGAFIGILLGLTAGYYGKWIDTIIMRIVDVLLAFPGILLALAIISALGPSLINVMVAVGVFSIPMFARIVRGSTLSVRKLEYIDAIRALGATDFTIIRKHIFPNILSPVIVQATLRLATAILSAAGLSFLGLGAQPPSPEWGAMLSSGRDYLFSAPHIALFPGIAISTLVLGFNVFGDGLRDALDPRMKK; from the coding sequence ATGAAGCCAGAGGTCGTCTTGAATAATACCGAATTGAAGGTAAACGAAAGAAAATCTCCAAAACTAAGAAACTGGAAAGCTTTTTATAAAAAATTCAAGAGAAATAAATTGGCATTGATAGGCGGGTACATCGTACTTTTTTATATTTTATTGGCCATGTTTGCACCTTTGATTTCACCACAGGATCCCTATGAAATTGATTTAGTCCACAAACTCCAGCCTCCGTCAGCCGAACATTGGATGGGTACGGATGATAAGGGAAGGGATATTTTAAGCAGATTATTATATGGAACAAGGCTTTCATTAACGGTTGGGTTTGTCTCTGTATTTTTCGGGGCGTTCATCGGCATACTGCTTGGGTTAACAGCAGGTTATTACGGAAAATGGATCGATACCATCATTATGAGGATTGTCGATGTTCTGCTGGCTTTCCCGGGAATATTGCTGGCTCTTGCCATCATTAGTGCCCTTGGCCCAAGTTTAATTAATGTAATGGTAGCGGTCGGTGTCTTTTCCATACCGATGTTTGCCCGGATTGTACGCGGTTCCACATTGTCAGTCAGGAAGCTGGAATATATCGATGCCATTCGTGCATTGGGAGCCACTGACTTCACGATCATACGCAAGCACATTTTTCCGAATATTCTATCACCCGTCATCGTTCAAGCTACATTACGTCTGGCAACGGCCATTCTGTCGGCAGCCGGATTATCATTCCTTGGATTGGGAGCCCAGCCTCCCTCACCGGAATGGGGAGCCATGCTGAGCAGCGGTCGGGATTATTTGTTCAGCGCCCCTCACATCGCCTTGTTTCCCGGAATAGCCATATCAACACTGGTGCTGGGTTTCAACGTCTTCGGGGATGGACTTAGAGATGCTCTGGATCCAAGAATGAAAAAATAA
- the nikB gene encoding nickel ABC transporter permease, with translation MFVFIIRRVFQTIPVLLGVSLVVFLIMQMVPGDPATLLAGEGATKETIESLRHDLGLDRPILYQYADYIIHAVQGDFGESLRSSRPVLDEIMVRLPITLELALASIFITVVLGMLAGIISATKQYSVSDISIMIVALLGISLPSFWLGLMLIYFFSVNLHWFPVSGWGTIRHMILPAITLGAGGAAIVARMTRSSMLEVVRQDYIRTARAKGLKEYVIIYKHGLKNALIPVITVVGLQFGALLGGTVLTESVFAINGLGRLIVDAIRTRDLPMVQGGVLIASVIFVFMNLAVDVLYRYFNKRIDLN, from the coding sequence ATGTTCGTTTTTATAATCCGACGGGTCTTTCAAACCATACCGGTTTTACTAGGAGTGAGTCTTGTTGTTTTCCTCATCATGCAAATGGTCCCTGGAGATCCGGCAACACTGCTTGCAGGTGAAGGGGCTACTAAAGAAACGATTGAATCGCTGCGACATGATCTTGGTCTTGATCGTCCAATCCTCTATCAGTATGCAGACTATATCATTCATGCTGTACAAGGTGACTTTGGAGAATCTCTCCGCAGCAGCCGCCCTGTTTTGGACGAAATCATGGTCCGCTTGCCAATCACCCTTGAACTGGCACTTGCAAGCATTTTCATAACCGTTGTCCTTGGAATGCTGGCAGGAATCATCTCGGCAACCAAACAATACTCGGTATCTGACATTTCCATCATGATCGTTGCTTTATTAGGAATCTCATTACCTAGTTTCTGGTTAGGTCTGATGCTTATCTACTTCTTTTCCGTAAACCTTCATTGGTTTCCGGTTTCAGGTTGGGGAACCATTAGGCACATGATTCTCCCAGCCATAACCCTTGGGGCCGGCGGAGCGGCCATTGTAGCAAGGATGACCAGGTCGAGCATGCTCGAAGTCGTTCGCCAGGACTACATCCGGACTGCAAGAGCAAAGGGATTAAAAGAATATGTCATCATTTATAAACATGGCCTGAAAAATGCGCTTATCCCCGTCATTACGGTCGTGGGCCTCCAGTTCGGTGCACTACTCGGCGGTACCGTATTGACAGAGTCCGTATTTGCCATCAATGGTCTTGGGAGATTGATAGTTGATGCAATCAGAACGAGGGATTTACCAATGGTTCAAGGCGGGGTCCTTATTGCTTCCGTTATCTTCGTATTCATGAATTTGGCAGTGGATGTCCTCTATCGATACTTTAACAAAAGAATAGACTTGAATTAA
- a CDS encoding ABC transporter ATP-binding protein produces MKQVDDKILEVKNLQTHFFTDEGTSKAVNGISFSLNKGETLGIVGESGSGKSITSLSLLRLIPSPPGKIAGGSILFKGEDLLTKTEKQMRSIRGNEISMIFQEPMTSLNPVYSAGEQIAEAIRLHQNLGKKEAWNKAVEMLRLVGIPSPEKRAKQEPHELSGGMRQRVMIAMALACHPEVLIADEPTTALDVTIQAQILELIKTLQKDFGTAVILITHDLGVVYETCDRVAVMYAGKIVEYTLAKEIFTNPKHPYTIGLLKSLPRLDMDQEELTTIPGTVPSPYNMPKGCSFAPRCANKKSICEQAVPDLQATGPSTQVSCWMFTPQWEKDYNTQEEVGVL; encoded by the coding sequence ATGAAACAGGTTGATGATAAAATACTTGAGGTAAAAAATCTGCAGACCCACTTTTTCACTGACGAAGGAACGAGTAAAGCAGTCAACGGAATCAGTTTCTCCCTCAATAAAGGGGAAACCCTCGGAATCGTCGGGGAGTCTGGAAGTGGTAAAAGTATAACATCCTTATCATTATTAAGGCTTATTCCATCGCCCCCTGGAAAGATTGCCGGGGGCAGCATCCTTTTTAAAGGGGAGGATCTGCTTACGAAGACTGAAAAACAGATGCGATCTATACGCGGTAATGAAATTTCGATGATATTCCAAGAGCCGATGACATCATTGAATCCCGTATATTCAGCGGGTGAGCAAATTGCAGAAGCCATCCGGCTCCATCAAAATCTGGGAAAAAAAGAAGCATGGAACAAAGCCGTCGAAATGCTTCGGCTCGTCGGGATCCCCTCACCTGAAAAAAGGGCAAAACAGGAGCCGCATGAGCTAAGCGGCGGAATGAGGCAAAGGGTCATGATTGCCATGGCACTTGCCTGCCATCCTGAGGTTTTAATAGCGGATGAACCTACAACGGCACTGGATGTGACGATCCAAGCCCAAATCCTCGAACTGATCAAGACGCTGCAAAAGGATTTCGGGACGGCTGTCATTTTGATTACTCATGATTTGGGGGTCGTATATGAAACCTGCGACCGGGTTGCCGTCATGTACGCAGGAAAAATAGTTGAATACACTTTGGCCAAGGAAATATTCACAAACCCAAAGCATCCATACACCATCGGTTTATTAAAATCCCTTCCACGATTGGATATGGACCAGGAAGAACTGACTACAATTCCCGGGACTGTTCCAAGTCCTTACAACATGCCCAAGGGCTGCAGCTTTGCTCCCCGCTGTGCAAATAAGAAGAGCATTTGTGAACAAGCCGTACCGGATCTCCAGGCAACCGGTCCAAGCACCCAGGTCAGCTGCTGGATGTTCACCCCCCAATGGGAGAAGGACTATAACACTCAAGAAGAGGTGGGGGTTTTATGA
- a CDS encoding ABC transporter ATP-binding protein, whose protein sequence is MMGVPVAEKKVLLKVDQLKQYFPIKGGFFGRTVNHVKAVDDISFHIYQGETLSIVGESGCGKSTTGRAILRLDEPTSGSIHFQDKDLLSLGKKEMRSTRKDLQVIFQDPFASLNPRQTIGQILGEALAIQNVVPKEKRKSRIEELLGHVGLRPESMERYPHEFSGGQRQRVGIARALAVDPKLIICDEAVSALDVSIQAQVLNLLKSLQRQFDLTFLFISHDLGVVRHISDRVMVMYLGKIVEIADKKSIFEQPQHPYTRALLSAIPVPNPVHERERILLTGDVPSPIDPPSGCRFHTRCPFAMDICKTQLPELKLSAQNHQVACHIVS, encoded by the coding sequence ATGATGGGGGTACCAGTTGCAGAGAAAAAGGTTTTGCTTAAAGTAGATCAATTGAAACAATATTTTCCGATCAAGGGTGGATTTTTCGGAAGAACCGTCAATCATGTAAAAGCCGTTGATGATATTAGCTTCCATATCTATCAGGGTGAAACCTTAAGCATAGTGGGCGAATCAGGCTGCGGAAAATCGACCACCGGAAGGGCCATCCTTCGATTGGATGAACCTACAAGCGGGAGCATTCACTTTCAGGACAAGGATTTACTCAGTTTAGGAAAAAAAGAAATGAGGAGCACCAGGAAGGACTTGCAAGTTATTTTTCAAGATCCATTTGCCTCTCTTAATCCTAGGCAGACTATAGGGCAAATCCTCGGAGAAGCTTTGGCCATCCAAAATGTAGTGCCTAAAGAAAAACGAAAGAGCAGGATTGAAGAATTATTGGGCCATGTGGGGCTGAGACCGGAGTCCATGGAAAGATACCCGCACGAATTCAGCGGCGGCCAGAGACAGCGGGTCGGCATTGCACGGGCTCTTGCAGTAGACCCAAAATTGATCATTTGTGACGAAGCTGTATCTGCACTTGATGTCTCCATTCAAGCACAAGTACTGAATCTATTAAAATCCTTACAGCGACAGTTCGACCTTACCTTTCTTTTCATCTCACATGATTTGGGAGTGGTCAGGCATATCTCGGATCGCGTAATGGTCATGTATCTCGGAAAGATAGTCGAAATAGCAGATAAAAAGTCCATTTTCGAACAGCCGCAGCATCCATATACGAGAGCATTGCTATCTGCCATCCCAGTACCGAATCCGGTGCATGAAAGAGAACGAATCCTATTAACGGGTGATGTCCCCTCACCCATCGATCCTCCTAGCGGCTGCCGCTTCCATACACGGTGCCCTTTTGCGATGGACATCTGTAAAACACAGTTACCCGAGCTAAAGCTCTCAGCACAAAATCATCAAGTGGCCTGTCACATTGTGTCATAA
- a CDS encoding sensor histidine kinase: protein MLSYEGFTLIIMLFILAPIMGAIALLFLFIFEKRIDLLENRNKEIRLEQALQEAQYNKLNQQIQPHFLFNTLNVILGLARLNRTAELIRALEAFSQFLKFKYKASEPLIPLSQEIQYTQHYLDIQTLRFGDRLKIDMECPNPLSIALVPPFILQTLVENSFKHGLEKKVGEALLHIRFYRDSQMVYLEVADNGLMGNASSVTDEGGHGLDNIQKRLYLYFSDRAQLNISSNESGTKVEVSWPLVYDKKMEEAAPE from the coding sequence ATGCTTAGTTACGAGGGATTCACGTTAATTATCATGCTCTTCATTTTAGCTCCCATCATGGGAGCTATCGCTCTTTTATTTTTATTCATATTCGAGAAAAGGATCGACCTTCTTGAAAATAGAAACAAAGAGATACGCCTGGAGCAAGCACTGCAAGAAGCACAATATAATAAATTGAACCAGCAAATCCAGCCCCACTTTTTATTTAATACACTAAATGTCATTTTGGGATTGGCCCGCCTGAACAGGACGGCTGAATTGATACGGGCCTTAGAGGCATTTTCGCAATTCTTGAAATTCAAATATAAAGCTTCAGAACCATTAATCCCCCTTTCCCAGGAAATTCAGTATACCCAGCATTATCTCGACATCCAGACCCTACGTTTTGGTGACCGCCTTAAGATTGATATGGAGTGCCCAAACCCATTATCAATCGCACTGGTACCCCCTTTCATTCTCCAGACCTTAGTGGAAAATTCGTTTAAACACGGATTGGAAAAAAAAGTGGGGGAAGCCCTTCTGCATATCCGGTTCTATCGGGATTCGCAGATGGTGTATCTGGAAGTGGCGGATAATGGTTTAATGGGAAATGCATCTTCCGTTACTGACGAAGGCGGCCATGGCCTGGATAATATCCAAAAACGTTTATATCTGTATTTCAGTGACCGTGCACAATTGAATATATCTTCTAATGAATCGGGAACAAAGGTAGAGGTATCATGGCCACTTGTTTATGATAAGAAAATGGAGGAGGCGGCCCCGGAATGA
- a CDS encoding AraC family transcriptional regulator, whose protein sequence is MNVLLVDDEPLVLEQMEYMIQSIYPFWKFHKAADACQALTFNQNYKINLAFLDINLPGRSGLEFGEDLRALNKEVEIIMVTAHQSFDYAQQSIRIGVVDYLTKPVIESDLQKVLSRYDKRESSHNYSTLIHHSLSFIHENYAEKLSLSDIAREVHTNPTYLSRKFHEEVGTSFSEYIMQYRIKAAKRALTNNTSWSISDVAENSGFNSQHYFSTLFRKIEGITPKEFREKGK, encoded by the coding sequence ATGAATGTATTATTAGTTGATGACGAACCATTGGTCCTTGAACAAATGGAATATATGATTCAGTCCATTTATCCTTTTTGGAAGTTTCATAAAGCTGCTGATGCCTGTCAGGCACTGACCTTCAACCAAAATTATAAAATTAATCTCGCTTTCCTGGATATTAATCTCCCCGGGCGATCGGGTCTTGAATTTGGTGAAGACCTAAGGGCACTGAACAAAGAAGTGGAAATCATAATGGTGACCGCGCATCAAAGTTTCGATTATGCCCAGCAATCCATAAGGATAGGCGTGGTTGATTATTTAACGAAGCCTGTAATAGAAAGCGATTTGCAGAAAGTGCTATCCAGATATGATAAAAGGGAGTCTTCCCATAACTATTCAACCCTGATTCACCATTCTCTTTCATTCATACATGAAAATTATGCTGAAAAACTCTCCCTTTCGGATATCGCTCGTGAAGTGCATACCAACCCGACTTATTTAAGCAGGAAATTCCATGAAGAAGTCGGTACTTCCTTTTCGGAATATATAATGCAATATAGAATAAAAGCTGCTAAAAGGGCCTTAACCAATAACACCAGCTGGAGCATATCAGATGTCGCTGAGAACTCAGGTTTCAATAGCCAGCATTATTTCAGCACTTTATTCCGGAAGATAGAGGGAATCACTCCTAAAGAGTTCCGCGAGAAAGGAAAATGA
- a CDS encoding transporter, with product MRQRTFQEYVQGPIQIGMGLGIISLLARWVTGTTILSSPESMVKYGVFGGIGYALMGAIALFMFSFIGKRVRQDFPVGLTIGDYLKTRLHPLGYWILIVILVMTSLYTLFIQGMAASTLCQFLFDTPLYVGLFFFFGFCVLFAGFGGLKLIHGFAAFQVVFMFAAVILIPLYFFVKEGIQPVYDGIRLYHPYMLVINKYDLWSFLFAGLLVGFGQFFFDLTSWQRLFMIELKKVPLTFSLSGLIWIIFPLSFSSLFIMVIFTGGFTDIHSILAGLANKITTPFFFILFVLCAFSAITSTFGACLHSLISLIVANILVPFQTKKSDQQKIRMACLLSTCIGGLVFVATLFYSPNLLELLFYSGNVYSALLAPILVIVFSKGKVADFIPISAVLAIVASYIIKPYVSEFQSIWLSGLASLSIIVICMILTFIKNKWRLVKTKRE from the coding sequence TTGCGACAACGTACATTTCAAGAATACGTACAAGGCCCCATTCAAATTGGGATGGGCTTAGGGATCATCTCCCTCCTGGCACGCTGGGTCACAGGAACCACGATATTATCCTCCCCTGAATCGATGGTGAAGTATGGAGTTTTCGGAGGGATCGGCTATGCTCTTATGGGAGCGATCGCCCTGTTCATGTTCAGCTTCATCGGTAAGAGGGTCCGGCAGGATTTTCCAGTGGGATTGACCATCGGGGACTATTTAAAAACCAGGCTTCATCCTTTGGGATATTGGATATTGATCGTGATCCTGGTCATGACCAGCTTATATACTTTATTCATCCAGGGAATGGCAGCGTCCACCCTATGCCAGTTTCTTTTCGATACGCCGCTATATGTCGGGTTGTTCTTTTTTTTCGGCTTTTGTGTTCTTTTTGCCGGCTTCGGCGGGTTAAAGCTCATTCATGGATTCGCAGCTTTTCAAGTCGTCTTCATGTTTGCCGCCGTTATCTTAATTCCTTTATACTTTTTCGTCAAAGAAGGGATTCAGCCTGTTTATGATGGGATTCGTTTATACCATCCATACATGCTCGTAATCAATAAGTATGATCTATGGAGTTTTCTTTTTGCAGGACTTCTTGTCGGGTTCGGCCAGTTTTTCTTTGACCTGACATCATGGCAGCGATTATTTATGATAGAGTTGAAAAAAGTCCCCTTAACATTCTCTTTATCTGGCCTTATATGGATTATATTCCCGCTCTCATTTTCATCCCTGTTCATCATGGTTATCTTTACGGGCGGTTTCACTGACATACACTCGATTTTGGCTGGATTGGCAAACAAGATAACAACACCATTCTTTTTCATCCTTTTTGTGCTCTGTGCCTTCAGTGCAATCACCTCAACATTCGGTGCCTGCCTGCATTCATTGATAAGCCTGATCGTAGCCAATATTCTTGTACCCTTTCAAACGAAAAAAAGCGACCAGCAAAAAATAAGGATGGCCTGCCTTCTTTCAACCTGTATTGGAGGATTGGTTTTCGTAGCTACGCTCTTCTATTCCCCAAACCTTTTAGAGCTTTTATTTTATTCAGGTAATGTATATTCAGCATTGCTGGCTCCAATCCTTGTTATCGTATTCAGCAAAGGGAAAGTCGCTGATTTCATACCGATAAGCGCGGTCCTGGCCATCGTTGCCTCATACATCATCAAGCCTTATGTAAGTGAATTCCAAAGCATATGGTTAAGTGGATTAGCTTCATTGTCGATCATAGTGATTTGTATGATCCTTACCTTCATCAAGAACAAATGGAGGTTAGTGAAAACAAAACGGGAATGA
- a CDS encoding NAD(P)H-dependent oxidoreductase produces the protein MNMLVIYTYPNHESLSYAFLQKVIKGSKENTHIKGLQVLDLYEEGFNPLLEFNEHKRRRDMHRDPQLEKYRNQITWADKIVFVYPIWWGRPPAMLMGYIDQLFSSNFAYRDKKGLFPEGLLKGKSVVCVSTMKGPAKYPLLWLNDAHKILMKRALFNFVGIKKVKFFEFGNMESPKGKQTQKLEKVYRYFRKVAS, from the coding sequence ATGAACATGCTAGTCATTTACACATATCCAAATCATGAAAGTTTAAGCTATGCCTTTTTACAAAAAGTCATCAAGGGAAGTAAGGAGAACACCCACATAAAGGGGCTGCAGGTTTTGGATTTATATGAAGAGGGCTTTAATCCGCTCTTGGAGTTCAATGAGCATAAACGAAGGCGTGATATGCATCGTGATCCTCAGCTTGAAAAATATAGAAATCAAATTACTTGGGCCGATAAGATTGTCTTTGTTTATCCAATCTGGTGGGGGAGGCCTCCCGCAATGCTGATGGGATACATTGATCAATTATTTTCTTCGAATTTCGCCTACAGGGATAAAAAGGGATTGTTCCCAGAAGGCCTTCTTAAAGGAAAGTCGGTCGTATGTGTATCAACGATGAAGGGACCTGCAAAGTATCCGCTTCTCTGGTTGAATGATGCGCATAAAATATTGATGAAAAGAGCGTTATTCAATTTTGTCGGAATCAAAAAAGTGAAGTTTTTCGAATTCGGTAATATGGAAAGCCCAAAGGGGAAACAAACCCAAAAGCTAGAAAAGGTATATCGGTATTTCAGAAAGGTGGCAAGCTAA
- a CDS encoding MarR family winged helix-turn-helix transcriptional regulator: protein MDKKVLFEKMVTFTTSVHQVTHELTQNAKPDSITPVQYHILEYITVSQPVTPSEISDCQHISMPNTSRELKKLSEKNLIEKISDPEDRRKQYIRLSKEGETMMNEAFAIVESRFQSRLQHASKEDLADIERAMDILQTKLFY from the coding sequence ATGGACAAAAAAGTTCTTTTTGAAAAAATGGTCACATTTACAACTTCCGTACATCAAGTGACACACGAATTGACCCAAAACGCCAAACCCGATTCCATCACGCCGGTACAATATCACATTCTTGAATATATAACAGTCAGTCAGCCTGTCACTCCAAGTGAAATCAGTGACTGTCAGCACATCTCCATGCCTAACACGAGCCGTGAACTGAAAAAATTAAGCGAAAAGAATTTAATTGAAAAAATAAGTGATCCGGAAGATAGACGGAAACAATACATCCGCCTCTCCAAAGAGGGGGAAACGATGATGAACGAGGCTTTTGCAATCGTGGAATCCCGTTTCCAAAGCCGGCTGCAACATGCTTCGAAGGAAGATTTAGCGGATATTGAGCGCGCAATGGATATTCTTCAAACTAAACTTTTTTACTAA
- a CDS encoding protein adenylyltransferase SelO: protein MTNETGWNLDNSYARLPEKFHTSTNPTPVRSPELIILNERVAEFLGLDVQKLQSDDGVAVFAGNELPEGASPLAQAYAGHQFGHFNMLGDGRAILLGEQVLPQGERVDIQLKGPGRTPYSRGGDGRAALGPMLREYIISEAMHGLGIPTTRSLAVVTTGETVIRETGLPGAIMTRVASSHLRVGTFQFAAKWGTVEELRTLADYAIKRHFPDIEADESRYLSLLQEVVKRQAELIAQWQLVGFIHGVMNTDNMTISGETIDYGPCAFMDAYDPATVFSSIDTQGRYAYGNQPIIGGWNLARFAESLLPLLHDDEDQAVTLAQDKISVFNDLYHTNWLAGMRAKLGLFNEETQDEALINGILSMMKKHGADYTNTFRALTLDKMADTVLFGTPEFAQWQELWLARLGRQKESKESSNQLMEKSNPAVIPRNHRVEEALEAAVEQGDYSVMERLLDVLSNPYAHSDEQAEYSTLPASTTPYRTFCGT, encoded by the coding sequence ATGACAAATGAAACTGGATGGAATTTAGACAATAGTTATGCCCGTCTTCCGGAAAAATTTCACACGAGCACGAACCCGACTCCTGTACGTTCACCGGAGTTGATCATTCTCAATGAACGCGTCGCTGAATTCCTTGGTTTGGACGTTCAAAAGCTTCAAAGTGATGATGGCGTGGCGGTGTTTGCCGGAAACGAGCTTCCAGAGGGTGCTTCGCCTCTTGCCCAAGCTTACGCGGGGCATCAATTCGGGCATTTTAATATGTTAGGGGATGGCCGGGCGATATTGCTTGGCGAGCAGGTCTTGCCTCAAGGCGAGAGGGTCGATATCCAGCTGAAGGGTCCGGGAAGAACGCCATATTCCCGCGGGGGCGATGGCCGGGCTGCACTTGGACCGATGCTGCGCGAATACATCATCAGCGAAGCGATGCACGGGCTCGGCATTCCTACCACCCGAAGTCTGGCAGTGGTGACGACCGGTGAAACGGTAATCCGTGAAACCGGGCTGCCTGGTGCCATCATGACCCGTGTGGCTTCGAGCCATCTTCGTGTCGGAACCTTTCAATTCGCTGCAAAATGGGGCACGGTCGAGGAACTCCGGACCCTTGCCGACTATGCAATAAAGCGTCATTTTCCAGACATTGAAGCCGATGAAAGCCGTTATCTCTCGCTGCTGCAGGAAGTGGTCAAGCGTCAGGCTGAGCTCATTGCCCAATGGCAGCTGGTTGGCTTCATTCATGGGGTGATGAACACCGACAACATGACGATTAGCGGAGAAACCATCGATTATGGCCCTTGCGCCTTCATGGATGCCTATGACCCTGCAACAGTATTCAGTTCAATTGATACTCAAGGCCGCTATGCCTATGGTAACCAGCCGATAATTGGGGGTTGGAATCTTGCGCGATTCGCTGAATCCCTATTGCCGCTGTTACATGATGACGAGGATCAGGCCGTTACACTGGCCCAAGATAAGATTTCTGTTTTTAATGATCTGTATCACACTAATTGGTTAGCGGGAATGAGAGCAAAACTGGGGTTATTCAACGAAGAGACACAGGATGAAGCCCTTATTAATGGCATCCTCAGTATGATGAAAAAGCATGGTGCCGACTATACCAATACCTTCCGTGCTTTGACCTTAGATAAGATGGCGGATACGGTCCTTTTCGGGACACCTGAATTCGCCCAGTGGCAAGAGCTCTGGTTGGCTAGACTAGGCAGGCAGAAGGAATCGAAGGAATCTTCGAATCAGTTGATGGAGAAAAGCAATCCTGCAGTGATCCCACGGAATCACCGGGTTGAAGAAGCATTGGAAGCGGCAGTGGAACAAGGGGACTACAGCGTGATGGAACGGCTTTTGGATGTTCTCTCAAACCCTTATGCACACTCTGATGAACAAGCCGAATACTCCACACTGCCTGCGTCAACAACACCTTACCGAACCTTTTGCGGTACCTGA